One part of the Rutidosis leptorrhynchoides isolate AG116_Rl617_1_P2 chromosome 1, CSIRO_AGI_Rlap_v1, whole genome shotgun sequence genome encodes these proteins:
- the LOC139849323 gene encoding uncharacterized protein, whose protein sequence is MAGSNNDLNVLNASPLFDSLLTDTAPQVPYEIGDVDFDRGYYLADGIYPSWASFVKGFSSVVDAKRKYFTKKQSAARKDVERTFGILQGRWGILRQPARAYSVNKIKRIMYGCIILHNMIIEDNGFNIAENKSYYLPVNNLQGSTWYERCDVYAEKTKELRDKDEHEYLRHTLVSHLWHNRGDEIVNEL, encoded by the coding sequence ATGGCCGGTTCGAACAATGACTTGAATGTCCTTAATGCATCTCCATTGTTCGATAGTTTACTAACTGACACGGCTCCTCAAGTTCCATACGAAATTGGGGACGTTGATTTCGATCGAGGCTACTATCTTGCCGATGGGATTTACCCTTCGTGGGCTTCTTTCGTTAAGGGATTCTCAAGTGTTGTTGACGCAAAAAGGAAATACTTTACAAAGAAACAATCTGCAGCTCGTAAAGACGTTGAGAGGACATTTGGAATTTTGCAAGGTCGTTGGGGTATTTTAAGACAACCTGCTAGGGCATATAGCGTAAACAAAATCAAAAGAATCATGTATGGTTGCATCATATTGCACAACATGATAATTGAAGACAATGGTTTTAACATCGCTGAAAATAAATCTTACTACTTGCCTGTCAACAACCTACAAGGATCAACTTGGTACGAAAGGTGTGATGTATATGCCGAGAAGACAAAAGAGCTGCGTGACAAAGACGAGCATGAGTATCTTCGACATACTCTAGTTTCGCATCTATGGCATAATCGCGGTGACGAAATAGTTAACGAATTGTAA